Proteins from a genomic interval of Candidatus Neomarinimicrobiota bacterium:
- a CDS encoding mannose-1-phosphate guanylyltransferase, translating into MYSVIMAGGVGKRFWPRSRKDRPKQLLNIVDDASMLRLTVDRLNQVSDYDKIFIVTNHEQAPAIKKNIPELPEENLLLEPFGKNTAPAIALSAVHILDMDPDAVMAVFPADHLIMKEDVFFTDLEEAEKAVRDKNCLVTFGIEPTRPATGYGYIQYDTKKTLVEDKVYKVKTFAEKPNLNTARRFLRSGDFLWNSGMFVWKAKTILQQMKAFMPELYDSAETISESLGSEDYHRVVEREWKTLRSESIDYGIMEKAGNVYVVRGEFFWSDLGSWASVYELAEKDDQENVIDGDAMLLDSTGNYIYSPDRFVATVGLEDTIIINTENVTLVVERSKAEDVKNLVDALRKKGRDEFL; encoded by the coding sequence ATGTATAGTGTAATTATGGCAGGTGGTGTCGGGAAGCGATTTTGGCCCCGAAGCCGGAAAGATCGACCAAAACAACTACTCAATATTGTTGACGATGCTTCGATGTTACGCTTAACGGTTGACCGGCTCAATCAGGTGTCAGATTATGACAAGATTTTTATTGTGACTAACCATGAGCAGGCGCCGGCCATCAAGAAAAATATCCCTGAACTTCCGGAAGAAAACCTGTTGCTGGAACCGTTTGGCAAGAATACTGCTCCGGCCATCGCATTAAGTGCTGTCCATATTCTGGATATGGACCCGGACGCAGTAATGGCGGTTTTTCCGGCGGATCATCTTATTATGAAAGAGGATGTGTTTTTTACGGATCTTGAGGAGGCTGAGAAGGCGGTTCGCGATAAAAATTGTCTGGTGACGTTCGGCATCGAACCGACCCGGCCGGCCACCGGATACGGATACATACAGTATGATACCAAGAAAACTCTGGTTGAAGACAAAGTCTATAAGGTGAAGACCTTCGCGGAAAAGCCAAACCTGAATACCGCCCGGCGTTTTTTGCGGAGCGGGGATTTCCTCTGGAATAGCGGTATGTTCGTCTGGAAGGCCAAAACAATTCTCCAACAGATGAAGGCATTTATGCCGGAACTCTATGACAGTGCAGAGACTATAAGTGAATCGCTGGGTTCGGAAGACTATCACCGGGTGGTGGAACGGGAGTGGAAAACCCTGCGCAGTGAATCCATCGACTACGGCATCATGGAGAAAGCCGGCAACGTCTACGTCGTCCGGGGTGAATTTTTCTGGAGTGACCTTGGCTCATGGGCGTCCGTTTATGAATTAGCGGAAAAGGACGACCAGGAGAACGTTATTGATGGCGACGCCATGCTGCTGGATTCCACAGGAAATTATATCTACTCTCCTGATCGGTTTGTGGCGACTGTGGGCCTGGAAGATACCATTATTATTAATACCGAAAATGTGACGTTGGTCGTAGAGCGGAGTAAGGCGGAAGACGTGAAAAATCTAGTTGACGCTCTGCGGAAAAAAGGTCGGGATGAATTCCTATAG
- a CDS encoding HIT domain-containing protein, whose translation MDDSRETLWAPWRIEYVLQEKPEDCIFCAKPAPGTDDREELILVRGEYSFVIMNLYPYNNAHLMISPYQHTADIGDLDDTTHLEMIHFLQEWMEVIRETMNPEGFNTGANFGKVAGAGVDDHYHYHLVPRWSGDTNFMPILGHTKVLVEGLEETWEKLAAAYEDMYGNRHKTN comes from the coding sequence GTGGACGACTCCCGGGAGACGTTGTGGGCGCCATGGCGAATTGAGTATGTCCTCCAGGAAAAACCAGAGGATTGTATTTTTTGCGCCAAACCGGCGCCCGGAACGGATGATCGGGAGGAGTTGATTCTCGTCCGTGGGGAATACAGTTTCGTGATTATGAACCTGTACCCATACAACAATGCCCATCTCATGATCAGCCCTTACCAGCATACCGCTGATATCGGAGACCTGGACGATACCACACATCTGGAGATGATACACTTCCTTCAGGAATGGATGGAGGTCATCCGGGAGACCATGAATCCGGAAGGATTTAATACCGGCGCGAATTTTGGCAAAGTCGCCGGTGCCGGTGTTGACGATCACTATCATTACCACCTGGTGCCTCGTTGGAGCGGCGATACCAATTTTATGCCGATTCTCGGCCACACGAAAGTATTAGTGGAAGGGTTGGAAGAAACATGGGAAAAGCTGGCTGCCGCCTACGAAGATATGTACGGTAATCGACACAAAACTAATTGA
- the dapF gene encoding diaminopimelate epimerase, whose amino-acid sequence MKIAFKKVSATGNDFIVIDHRDSLLADERLPEFVRDACSRHTGVGADGVLLLENSLEADYRMRYINSDGGRVKMCGNGARALGWFARHFLLWEESGTFEADDGLHSVYRSDGRFGVSLRVTGSPERINFSNDDVGWMLDTGVPHLVFLSNDVEKAEVIRGGRKYRYHEQFAPEGTNVDFVQVNGDGVTMRTYERGVEDETLACGTGVMAAGLVAAELHDLAFPMQVQVPGGKLEIHQEADEWVLWGEVEEIFTGEMTLGGRVGNYITKAY is encoded by the coding sequence ATGAAAATTGCATTCAAAAAAGTGTCAGCAACCGGGAACGATTTTATTGTGATTGACCACCGGGATAGTCTTCTGGCCGATGAGCGACTGCCGGAGTTTGTCCGGGATGCCTGCTCCCGTCACACCGGCGTCGGCGCCGATGGAGTTCTCCTGTTAGAGAACTCTCTGGAGGCCGACTATCGGATGCGGTATATTAACTCAGATGGCGGTCGCGTTAAAATGTGCGGTAACGGCGCCCGGGCGCTGGGTTGGTTTGCGCGCCACTTCCTACTGTGGGAGGAATCCGGTACCTTTGAGGCAGATGACGGTCTGCATTCAGTTTACCGATCAGATGGGCGCTTTGGAGTAAGTTTGCGTGTAACGGGATCCCCGGAGCGGATAAACTTTTCAAATGATGACGTCGGCTGGATGCTCGATACCGGTGTTCCACATCTGGTGTTTCTTTCCAATGATGTGGAGAAGGCGGAGGTTATTCGGGGCGGCCGGAAATACCGATATCATGAACAATTTGCACCGGAAGGCACGAATGTGGATTTTGTGCAGGTGAACGGGGATGGGGTAACCATGCGAACCTATGAGCGTGGGGTGGAGGATGAGACACTGGCGTGTGGGACCGGAGTGATGGCTGCGGGATTGGTGGCAGCGGAATTACATGATTTGGCGTTCCCAATGCAGGTACAAGTCCCTGGCGGGAAGCTTGAGATCCATCAGGAGGCCGATGAATGGGTATTATGGGGGGAAGTGGAGGAGATATTCACCGGAGAAATGACATTGGGTGGACGAGTAGGTAATTATATCACTAAGGCATATTAA
- a CDS encoding Ig-like domain-containing protein — translation MIRYLSRIGGAILFGILLWTCANEAPPPGGPEDVDPPRIVYTHPEPGSVEIAKNTNIVIEFSEYLNRRSVEPSIFISPYIEQGFEVDISRRTVTIDFIEQLADSTTYIVTLSTGVADLRGNKLTESYQLAFSTGQSIDQGSIAGKIYRGDMEDGDVSIIAYEHGGIHPDTLIKRRPDYLANPDAEGRFSFSNMSLGEYFILALQDNNSNYAYDPGEWTGIPQQTFWGVEDSAATDVLRMQMFKYPADSLVLTKVEQQNRHRMIIGFNRPPKNPPTPDNIQFIAADTTHPVSVAPGESNGEYLVEHYATIPDSTYQLIVKGLTDGFDIPFGTKRNIRDVEITTEPDTLPLSAPQISIADSSEKIVQTTSLRITFPRAVQPVEPDTLLNISGVAASEVDLFWENGQTLVAKPASLWPAESWIKWMLKDSLIYDYRDSTYSDSVTTGVFRTETGGEYGQITGTIAFPDRWENGQVFVKANRATGETVGTTTPDTSGQFRLNRIPAGEYTLESFYDADSSGDYSFGRPTPFVPSEYFVIFSDSIAVRVRWESSGYNLEYPTIQ, via the coding sequence ATGATTAGATATCTGTCCAGAATTGGCGGTGCAATTCTGTTTGGTATTTTGCTGTGGACCTGCGCCAACGAAGCCCCACCGCCCGGTGGTCCGGAGGACGTAGATCCCCCCAGAATTGTCTATACTCATCCTGAGCCGGGCAGCGTTGAAATTGCGAAAAACACTAATATTGTCATTGAATTTTCCGAATATCTGAACCGACGTTCTGTAGAGCCGTCTATTTTTATCTCTCCGTATATTGAACAGGGATTCGAAGTGGATATCTCCCGGCGAACGGTAACTATTGATTTCATCGAACAACTCGCAGACTCCACCACCTACATCGTGACCCTCAGTACGGGGGTAGCAGATCTTCGGGGCAATAAACTGACGGAGAGCTATCAGCTGGCGTTTAGTACCGGGCAAAGTATCGACCAGGGGAGCATCGCCGGAAAAATATATCGCGGAGATATGGAAGATGGCGATGTGAGTATCATCGCATATGAGCATGGCGGAATCCATCCTGATACCCTTATCAAACGCCGGCCGGACTATTTGGCCAACCCGGATGCTGAAGGCCGCTTTTCCTTTTCGAATATGAGCCTGGGCGAATATTTTATTCTGGCGCTGCAGGATAATAACAGTAATTATGCCTATGATCCCGGCGAATGGACGGGAATTCCGCAACAGACATTCTGGGGAGTGGAAGATTCGGCTGCGACCGATGTGCTCAGAATGCAGATGTTTAAGTATCCTGCAGATTCACTGGTGCTGACCAAGGTGGAGCAACAGAACCGCCACCGGATGATCATCGGATTCAACCGGCCACCGAAAAACCCGCCAACTCCGGACAATATCCAATTTATCGCCGCCGATACGACGCATCCTGTGAGTGTTGCTCCGGGCGAATCTAACGGGGAATACCTGGTGGAACATTACGCTACGATACCGGACTCCACTTATCAGCTAATAGTGAAGGGGTTGACGGATGGCTTTGATATCCCGTTTGGAACTAAACGGAATATCAGGGATGTGGAAATTACCACAGAACCGGATACACTACCTCTGTCCGCGCCCCAAATCAGCATTGCGGACAGCAGTGAGAAAATTGTCCAGACAACCTCGCTACGAATTACTTTCCCGCGGGCAGTGCAACCTGTGGAGCCTGATACACTACTCAACATCTCAGGAGTAGCGGCTAGCGAAGTTGACCTGTTCTGGGAGAACGGGCAAACCCTGGTAGCAAAACCGGCATCACTCTGGCCTGCCGAGAGCTGGATCAAGTGGATGCTCAAAGATTCATTAATATATGATTACCGGGATTCCACCTATAGCGATTCTGTGACAACCGGGGTATTTCGGACGGAAACCGGCGGAGAATACGGTCAAATTACGGGGACGATCGCTTTTCCGGATCGCTGGGAGAACGGCCAGGTGTTTGTAAAGGCGAACAGGGCCACAGGGGAGACAGTGGGCACGACAACACCTGACACTTCAGGTCAATTCAGGCTGAATCGGATCCCGGCGGGAGAGTATACACTGGAGAGTTTTTATGATGCCGATTCCTCTGGTGACTATTCCTTTGGTCGGCCAACTCCATTTGTCCCTTCTGAATATTTTGTTATATTTTCGGACAGCATTGCCGTCCGGGTGAGATGGGAGTCCTCCGGATATAATTTGGAATATCCGACTATTCAATAA
- a CDS encoding SpoIIE family protein phosphatase, producing MRKTDNLLLWLTILLLYYGVFSLLHLNPFVQNNPVLILITIVVIMSTLRPLRRWVRVGIIRIFNPTYFEHNNRIKRLKRNLQITQPYNEIADQVLHELEEIFEARILALALKDNDDFAIINYRAPEPINLDNVTIDADSEMVAELQQKRRIVRVSRQSLSYNPTPQRQQDYRFKDYKLFNFAIPLKVNDTIIGAILTSNLQNDFIRDWQNGLLEDFAEYLGIVLRNSRLYNEVHWEALQKETLFEISKKITSTLDVREVLNLVIDSLNKVVNYSAAGIFLVKKGGHIVHEMIQRGYDEDKLSEVSLKVGHGIVGACIREKQPIIVGDVSDHDQYIEVRSTTKSEMCVPIYDNKHRHVVGAFNIESDELNAFSQNDLDRLTAFTSQVSIAIDNARLYKQVTESRRYERDIEVAREIQNAFLPKELPEHPAYDFAAICKPSQKVGGDFYDVHQFSQGKIGVAIGDVAGKGVPGAILMANLYAGYRSRVRSQDSIHLMVKRLNELLVESTNSEKYTTFFYAELETESGEVTYCNAGHNPPLIVHSDGSYEELTAGGPVVGALENSEYEEETVTMQPGDLLLLYTDGITESQNLQGEYYEVERLLDIVRRRNKNTSAEAIMDMINRDVYNFTNGDDLQDDVTVVTVLATQTD from the coding sequence TTGAGGAAGACTGATAATCTGCTATTATGGCTGACAATCCTACTCCTGTACTATGGAGTTTTTTCACTTTTGCATCTCAACCCGTTCGTTCAAAATAATCCAGTCCTGATACTGATCACCATTGTCGTGATCATGAGTACTTTACGGCCACTTCGGCGGTGGGTTCGGGTCGGGATTATCCGGATTTTTAACCCGACGTACTTTGAGCATAATAACCGGATTAAAAGACTCAAGCGCAATCTTCAGATAACCCAGCCATACAATGAAATTGCCGATCAGGTGCTACACGAATTGGAAGAAATATTTGAGGCTCGGATCTTGGCGCTGGCATTGAAAGACAACGACGACTTCGCTATCATAAATTACCGGGCGCCGGAGCCAATTAATCTCGACAACGTCACTATTGATGCGGATTCGGAAATGGTGGCCGAATTGCAGCAGAAAAGACGGATCGTGCGTGTGAGTCGTCAATCACTTAGCTATAACCCGACACCGCAGCGACAGCAGGATTACCGGTTCAAAGATTATAAGTTGTTCAATTTCGCCATTCCGCTCAAGGTCAATGACACCATCATTGGGGCTATTCTCACCAGTAATCTCCAGAACGATTTTATCCGGGACTGGCAGAATGGTCTGCTTGAAGACTTTGCTGAGTATCTTGGCATCGTACTGCGGAATTCCCGCCTGTACAATGAGGTGCACTGGGAGGCGCTCCAAAAGGAAACCCTGTTCGAAATTTCCAAGAAGATTACCTCCACCCTTGATGTCCGGGAGGTGCTGAATCTGGTGATTGACTCACTGAACAAGGTAGTAAATTATTCAGCAGCGGGGATTTTTCTGGTGAAAAAAGGGGGGCATATCGTGCATGAGATGATCCAGCGGGGATACGACGAAGACAAATTAAGCGAAGTTTCCCTGAAGGTCGGCCACGGAATCGTTGGAGCCTGTATCCGGGAAAAGCAACCGATTATCGTCGGAGATGTTTCCGATCATGATCAGTATATCGAAGTCCGGTCCACAACAAAGTCTGAGATGTGCGTTCCTATCTATGATAATAAGCACCGTCACGTGGTTGGTGCCTTCAATATCGAAAGTGACGAGCTAAACGCGTTTTCCCAGAATGATCTGGATCGGTTGACGGCGTTTACCAGTCAGGTCTCCATCGCCATCGATAATGCCCGCCTGTACAAGCAGGTGACGGAGAGCCGCCGGTATGAGCGGGATATTGAGGTTGCCAGGGAAATTCAGAATGCATTCCTGCCCAAAGAATTGCCCGAGCACCCGGCGTATGACTTTGCCGCAATATGTAAACCGTCCCAAAAAGTCGGCGGGGATTTTTATGATGTGCACCAATTTTCCCAGGGCAAAATCGGAGTGGCCATAGGCGATGTGGCTGGCAAAGGGGTGCCGGGCGCCATCCTGATGGCAAACCTGTATGCGGGCTATCGCAGCCGGGTCCGATCTCAGGATTCTATCCATCTTATGGTAAAGCGATTAAATGAGCTTTTGGTGGAGTCAACCAACTCAGAGAAATACACCACCTTCTTTTATGCGGAGCTGGAGACGGAATCGGGAGAGGTAACGTACTGCAATGCAGGCCATAATCCGCCACTGATAGTACATTCGGACGGCAGTTACGAAGAGCTGACCGCCGGAGGTCCGGTGGTTGGCGCGCTTGAAAATTCCGAATACGAAGAAGAGACCGTCACAATGCAGCCGGGCGATTTACTGTTGCTCTATACCGACGGTATCACGGAATCTCAAAATTTGCAGGGGGAATATTATGAGGTGGAACGGCTGCTTGACATTGTGCGCCGACGCAATAAAAATACCTCCGCAGAAGCCATTATGGATATGATCAACCGGGATGTATATAACTTCACCAATGGGGACGATCTCCAGGATGATGTTACAGTGGTGACTGTCCTGGCAACCCAAACAGACTGA
- a CDS encoding GIY-YIG nuclease family protein yields MYILYSTRIDRYYTGSSDNPETRNWFHSHTNQGWTVRGQPWELVFTKAFPSKAEAQWWERWIKRQKSRRIIEKILRGDFVWERR; encoded by the coding sequence CTGTATATTTTATACTCTACCCGAATAGATCGGTATTATACCGGCTCTTCGGATAATCCGGAGACGCGGAACTGGTTTCATTCCCATACCAACCAGGGATGGACCGTCCGTGGTCAACCCTGGGAGCTGGTGTTTACCAAGGCCTTTCCTTCCAAGGCCGAGGCGCAGTGGTGGGAGCGGTGGATCAAGCGCCAGAAGAGTCGACGAATCATTGAAAAAATTCTTCGGGGTGACTTTGTGTGGGAGCGCCGGTAA
- the sfsA gene encoding DNA/RNA nuclease SfsA, with protein MSSDSKAGTVDFPFGYELEPGQFIKRPNRFLAHVLVNGREVKAHVPDPGRLKELLVPDADVMVRHNPSPTRKTDWTLTLVKKEAVWVCINTTIPNAFVGYLLENRRLPEFNEYPSIKAEVANENSRFDFHLTNGSLEYWLEVKSVSLVHNGVGLFPDAPTKRGTRHLNHLIDLKEQGHSAGVLFMVQRSDAEKFAPNWITDSDFSETLVKAHDAGVEVTVYTSEVSREGISLGSRIDFDLNTKYPLPEM; from the coding sequence ATGAGTTCTGATTCGAAGGCAGGCACTGTAGATTTTCCGTTCGGATATGAACTGGAACCGGGGCAATTTATTAAGCGACCGAACCGGTTCCTGGCACACGTGCTGGTGAATGGCAGGGAAGTCAAGGCGCATGTACCCGATCCCGGGCGGCTGAAGGAATTGCTGGTGCCGGATGCCGATGTGATGGTTCGGCACAATCCATCGCCAACCCGAAAGACCGACTGGACGCTGACGCTTGTGAAAAAAGAGGCTGTCTGGGTGTGTATCAACACCACGATTCCGAATGCATTTGTCGGTTATCTGTTGGAAAACCGGCGGCTCCCGGAGTTCAACGAATACCCATCGATAAAGGCGGAGGTCGCTAACGAGAACAGTCGATTTGATTTTCACCTGACGAACGGTTCGCTGGAATACTGGCTGGAGGTGAAGTCGGTGTCACTCGTGCATAACGGCGTTGGCCTCTTCCCGGATGCGCCGACAAAGAGAGGCACCCGCCACCTGAATCATCTAATCGATCTGAAAGAACAAGGCCACAGCGCTGGCGTGCTTTTTATGGTGCAGCGATCCGATGCGGAAAAGTTTGCGCCGAACTGGATTACCGATTCCGATTTTTCGGAGACTTTGGTAAAAGCGCACGACGCAGGAGTAGAAGTTACTGTTTATACATCCGAGGTCTCAAGAGAGGGCATTTCTCTGGGAAGCCGCATCGATTTTGACCTCAATACGAAATATCCATTGCCGGAGATGTAA
- a CDS encoding hydantoinase B/oxoprolinase family protein: MPQLDPVRLEIFRSLFSSVAEEMGATLMRSASSPNIKERRDYSCAIFNGNGELIAQGEHMPVHLGSMPLSVQAAIDEMEFEPGDVVLLNDPFRGGTHLPDLTMIMPVFIEVSEEPTFFMANRAHHADVGGMSPGSMPVSTEIYQEGQIIPPVKWRAAGDLNDDLQRTLLANVRTPVERKEDLAAQEASLKVGAKRTRELTKRYGLGVVQNFMTQVLDYSDTLMRKELEEIPDGTYIAEDYLDDDGSTAEPVKIRCTIRIDEDTADVDFSGSAPQVRGSLNAVSAITFSATVYCFRCMAENDIPVNEGCFRPLTVIAPKGTVVNATRPAAVAGGNVETSQRIVDVVLKALSRAVPERIPAASQGTMNNVAIGGTDNNGEPFGYYETIAGGMGARPSKDGISGIHNHMTNTMNTPIEALETSYPFRITEYRFRDFTGGTGTYRGGDGIIRSLQVLCDCSVTVLSERRIFSPYGLQGGNTGFQGLNILTRKDGNMEGMPSKFNIQLRAGDVLTIETPGGGGYGKPEHIHD, translated from the coding sequence ATGCCCCAACTCGATCCCGTCAGACTGGAAATTTTTCGCAGCCTGTTTTCCTCTGTAGCGGAGGAGATGGGCGCAACGCTTATGCGATCAGCGTCGTCGCCCAATATTAAAGAACGGCGGGACTATTCCTGCGCAATATTTAATGGCAACGGTGAATTGATAGCCCAGGGCGAGCATATGCCTGTTCATCTGGGATCCATGCCGCTCTCCGTGCAGGCCGCCATCGACGAAATGGAGTTTGAACCTGGCGACGTCGTGCTCCTGAACGATCCGTTCCGGGGTGGAACCCATCTGCCGGATCTCACCATGATAATGCCGGTATTCATCGAGGTTTCCGAAGAGCCAACATTTTTTATGGCGAACCGGGCACACCACGCAGATGTGGGTGGGATGTCCCCGGGATCCATGCCGGTTTCCACGGAAATTTATCAGGAAGGACAGATTATTCCACCGGTGAAGTGGCGAGCCGCCGGTGACCTGAACGATGACTTGCAGCGGACCCTGTTGGCCAATGTCCGGACACCCGTCGAGAGAAAGGAGGACCTGGCGGCGCAGGAAGCATCGCTGAAGGTCGGCGCAAAGAGAACGCGCGAGTTAACCAAGCGCTATGGACTCGGTGTGGTTCAAAATTTTATGACCCAGGTCTTGGATTATTCCGATACCCTGATGCGTAAAGAGCTGGAGGAGATACCGGATGGTACTTATATCGCCGAAGATTATTTGGATGATGACGGATCCACCGCGGAACCAGTAAAGATACGGTGTACAATTCGTATCGACGAGGATACGGCAGACGTTGATTTCTCCGGAAGCGCTCCACAGGTGCGAGGCAGCTTGAACGCGGTGAGTGCCATAACTTTTTCGGCTACGGTCTATTGCTTCCGGTGCATGGCAGAAAATGACATCCCGGTGAATGAAGGATGCTTTCGTCCTTTAACGGTAATTGCGCCAAAAGGAACTGTGGTCAACGCAACCAGACCGGCTGCCGTGGCCGGGGGAAACGTGGAGACATCCCAGCGCATTGTTGATGTCGTGCTGAAAGCACTGAGCCGGGCGGTTCCTGAAAGGATTCCGGCCGCCAGTCAGGGGACTATGAATAATGTGGCCATTGGTGGTACGGATAACAACGGAGAACCATTTGGTTATTACGAGACTATTGCCGGGGGGATGGGGGCGCGTCCGAGTAAGGACGGCATCAGTGGAATTCACAATCACATGACCAACACCATGAATACGCCAATTGAGGCGCTGGAGACCAGTTATCCCTTCCGGATAACTGAGTACAGATTCCGGGATTTTACAGGCGGAACCGGAACATATCGCGGCGGAGACGGTATTATTCGGTCACTCCAGGTGCTGTGCGATTGTTCGGTCACGGTCCTTAGTGAGCGACGAATTTTTTCGCCGTACGGGCTTCAGGGTGGGAATACCGGATTTCAGGGATTGAACATATTGACCAGGAAAGATGGCAACATGGAAGGCATGCCCTCTAAATTTAATATACAGCTCCGTGCCGGTGACGTACTCACTATCGAAACGCCGGGTGGTGGCGGATACGGGAAACCGGAACACATTCATGATTAG
- the fusA gene encoding elongation factor G, translated as MKEYASKDIRNVALIGHGASGKTMTGESMLRRAGMINRLGSIEEGTTISDHNSDEIDRQISIHTSLLHAETMDVKFNILDTPGYSDFVGEVKGALAVVDTAVLVVHGVTGVEIGTEMTWRFAKEWSRPRVLFVNMLDKEHADYDGVLAKLQERFGREVFPIQFPINQGPDFNAVIDLVKMKKLSYAADENTCVEEPIPDEFQEKAEEMHQELIELVAESDDTLLEKFFEDAMTEEDLREGLHKAIVENTVFPVLCGSAVNNIGTWRLLEFLAKYTPAPTELPPIEGTKDGETVEVTCDSDEPAVAFVFKTVSEEHVGDLSYLRVYRGSVKHGDNLTNTTRSVKERLGQIFILNGKKREEVERVYAGDILAAVKLKNTHTNDTLTEEGTQVELPKIKFPEPVIRSAIRTTNKGDEDKLSTGLSTMHEEDPTFRYEVDSELSQTIISGLGELHLENVVDRIRHRFDIEVELEEPRIPYRETIRKTAEKRGKFKKQSGGRGQYGDAHVRIEPVPRGEGFEFVDAIVGGVIPTKFVLSVEKGIREAMEEGVIAGYKVVDVRATAFDGSHHSVDSSDVAFKVAGAMAFRGAFKEANPILLEPIYDVEVTVPEEYMGDVMGDISGRRGKIQGMDSDGHFQVIKAKIPLANLYKYSTTLRSITAGRGMHRRKFSHYDPVPAEIQQEIVEKSNQEKEEE; from the coding sequence TTGAAAGAGTATGCATCGAAAGACATTCGGAATGTTGCGCTAATTGGTCATGGTGCCTCCGGCAAGACCATGACCGGGGAATCCATGTTGCGCCGGGCAGGCATGATTAATCGGCTGGGAAGTATTGAAGAAGGGACAACAATTTCGGATCATAACTCTGATGAGATCGATCGTCAGATTTCCATTCATACCTCGCTGCTGCATGCCGAAACTATGGATGTCAAGTTTAATATCCTCGACACTCCGGGCTATTCTGATTTTGTCGGGGAGGTCAAAGGTGCGTTAGCAGTCGTCGATACAGCAGTACTCGTAGTCCATGGAGTCACAGGCGTTGAAATCGGGACGGAAATGACCTGGAGGTTTGCCAAAGAATGGAGCAGGCCACGAGTCCTGTTTGTGAATATGCTCGATAAGGAACATGCCGATTATGATGGAGTGTTGGCGAAACTGCAGGAGCGCTTTGGACGGGAGGTTTTCCCGATTCAATTCCCGATTAACCAGGGACCGGATTTTAATGCAGTCATCGATCTGGTCAAAATGAAAAAATTGTCCTATGCCGCCGACGAAAATACATGTGTTGAAGAACCAATCCCGGACGAATTCCAGGAGAAAGCCGAGGAGATGCACCAGGAATTGATCGAACTCGTCGCAGAGTCCGATGATACATTACTGGAGAAATTTTTTGAAGATGCGATGACAGAGGAAGACCTCAGAGAAGGGTTGCACAAAGCAATCGTTGAGAACACCGTATTTCCGGTACTATGTGGCAGCGCAGTGAATAATATCGGGACGTGGCGACTGCTGGAATTCCTGGCGAAATACACGCCAGCGCCGACAGAGCTTCCTCCCATCGAGGGGACCAAGGATGGTGAAACCGTCGAAGTCACATGTGATTCAGATGAACCGGCGGTGGCATTTGTGTTCAAAACTGTGAGTGAAGAACATGTGGGAGATTTGTCTTACCTCAGGGTATATCGCGGTTCTGTGAAACACGGCGATAATCTGACGAATACCACCAGAAGCGTCAAGGAACGCCTGGGACAGATTTTTATTTTGAACGGGAAAAAGCGGGAAGAAGTGGAACGAGTGTATGCTGGTGATATTCTCGCAGCGGTTAAATTGAAAAACACCCATACCAATGATACACTTACCGAAGAAGGTACCCAGGTTGAACTGCCGAAAATCAAATTTCCTGAGCCGGTGATCCGATCAGCCATACGCACGACAAACAAAGGCGATGAGGATAAGCTGAGTACCGGTCTGTCTACCATGCACGAAGAGGATCCGACCTTCCGTTACGAGGTGGACTCGGAACTGAGTCAGACGATTATCAGTGGTCTTGGCGAGTTACATTTGGAGAATGTCGTCGACCGTATTCGACACCGATTTGATATCGAGGTGGAACTGGAAGAGCCCCGGATTCCGTATCGCGAGACAATCCGAAAAACGGCGGAGAAACGAGGCAAGTTCAAGAAGCAGTCCGGCGGCCGGGGCCAGTATGGTGATGCCCATGTACGCATTGAACCGGTGCCGCGCGGCGAAGGATTCGAATTCGTGGATGCCATTGTTGGTGGCGTTATTCCGACAAAATTTGTTCTTTCTGTGGAAAAAGGAATCCGGGAAGCCATGGAAGAAGGCGTGATTGCCGGTTACAAAGTCGTGGATGTCAGAGCGACAGCCTTCGATGGGTCGCATCATTCGGTGGATTCCAGTGATGTGGCCTTCAAAGTTGCCGGTGCCATGGCATTTCGCGGCGCCTTCAAAGAGGCGAATCCTATTCTTTTGGAGCCGATCTACGATGTAGAAGTCACAGTCCCGGAAGAATATATGGGGGACGTCATGGGCGACATTTCCGGTCGACGTGGCAAGATTCAGGGCATGGATTCCGATGGCCATTTCCAGGTCATTAAGGCCAAGATTCCACTGGCGAACCTGTATAAATATTCCACCACGCTGCGTTCGATCACGGCCGGACGCGGGATGCACCGGCGGAAATTCAGCCATTACGATCCGGTGCCGGCGGAAATCCAGCAGGAGATCGTTGAAAAATCCAACCAGGAAAAAGAAGAAGAATAG